Proteins co-encoded in one Candidatus Eisenbacteria bacterium genomic window:
- a CDS encoding discoidin domain-containing protein, with amino-acid sequence MLARQRSPLLVLALFVAGAIWWTWPLATALDAGYLFPGTKVPAASRADAYLVTWMMAWTGHALRTQPLHLFDANIWYPIRDALAFSEHMIGAAVQVLPLQVAWVDPVAIHNLFVIGSYVVAAIGAALVVRDLGGTWTGGFVAGALYAFGPHRTWLMGHAHLLGSHLVPFVFLFLQRLLREGRWRDGGLFAAVLLLQVLTSVYHLYYFGIGVGVFVLAWALCRVPAAPGAYRRVALCLAACVAVVVPTMLPYADVRARFALARDPVQTLWFSSVGLNFLGGLAAPIAHYRARLLGQGLAPSVLGLGAFAAIVCGSLCGAPAGRGGRRVGLVYLLVGLALSVLALGPRMRMGAFTAEIAGPYELLQRVVPGFDGLRAPGRAAIGAFCAFAVLAGLCVSAFGRRAHGRWARAAVVVLAAVLVGSELGPPPATRFEPLPWARQSAGVNRWLASVPGDPAVIELPIGTPDVDAGYMVRSSAHWKWLVNGYTGFAPAATYVRSIFSGFPDAASLRLLKDLDVRYAILHPASLPPARRNICVEIDHGDHPELALRYADDDACAVEIVSAPPAPVRPPDRPIAREALALTTSSHGDARAAVDGDVATHWIDDVDEKVDAWLRVDLPAPRRLRRLVIELGPHFGEFLRLYRIETSADGDTWTTVTAPPFGEAPLVGMRTDPDRLAVEVALPDVTTQHLRIVRPKHTDGSPFDLWSNWTRWGVHELLLYEATD; translated from the coding sequence GTGCTCGCGCGGCAACGCTCGCCGCTCCTCGTGCTCGCGCTCTTCGTCGCGGGCGCGATCTGGTGGACGTGGCCGCTCGCCACCGCGCTCGACGCGGGCTACCTCTTCCCGGGCACGAAGGTCCCGGCCGCCAGCCGCGCCGACGCGTATCTCGTCACGTGGATGATGGCGTGGACGGGACACGCGCTGCGCACGCAGCCGCTCCACCTGTTCGACGCCAACATCTGGTATCCGATCCGCGACGCCCTGGCGTTCTCGGAGCACATGATCGGGGCGGCGGTGCAGGTCCTGCCGCTCCAGGTGGCCTGGGTGGACCCGGTCGCGATCCACAACCTGTTCGTGATCGGATCGTACGTCGTCGCCGCGATCGGGGCCGCGCTCGTGGTGCGCGATCTCGGCGGCACGTGGACCGGCGGCTTCGTCGCGGGCGCGCTCTACGCCTTCGGGCCCCACCGCACCTGGCTCATGGGGCACGCGCATCTGCTCGGCTCGCACCTGGTGCCGTTCGTCTTCCTCTTCCTCCAGCGGCTGCTGCGCGAGGGGCGCTGGCGCGACGGCGGGCTCTTCGCCGCCGTCCTCCTCCTCCAGGTGCTGACGAGCGTCTACCACCTCTACTACTTCGGCATCGGGGTCGGCGTCTTCGTGCTCGCCTGGGCGCTCTGCCGCGTGCCGGCGGCGCCGGGCGCGTACCGGCGCGTCGCGCTCTGCCTCGCCGCGTGCGTCGCCGTCGTGGTGCCGACGATGCTCCCGTACGCCGACGTGCGGGCGCGCTTCGCGCTCGCCCGCGATCCGGTCCAGACGCTGTGGTTCTCGTCGGTCGGTCTCAACTTCCTGGGCGGGCTCGCAGCGCCGATCGCCCACTATCGCGCCCGCCTGCTCGGGCAGGGGCTGGCGCCCTCCGTGCTCGGGCTCGGCGCGTTCGCCGCCATCGTGTGCGGTAGCCTCTGCGGCGCCCCGGCGGGGCGTGGCGGGCGGCGCGTCGGCCTGGTCTACCTCCTGGTCGGGCTCGCGCTCTCCGTCCTGGCGCTCGGGCCGCGCATGCGGATGGGCGCGTTCACGGCCGAGATCGCCGGCCCGTACGAGCTGCTCCAGCGCGTGGTCCCCGGCTTCGATGGCCTGCGCGCCCCGGGCCGCGCCGCGATCGGCGCCTTCTGCGCGTTCGCCGTGCTGGCGGGCCTGTGCGTGAGCGCGTTCGGCCGGCGCGCGCACGGCCGTTGGGCGCGCGCCGCCGTCGTCGTGCTCGCTGCGGTGCTCGTCGGCAGCGAGCTCGGCCCGCCGCCCGCGACCCGCTTCGAGCCGCTGCCATGGGCCAGGCAATCGGCGGGAGTGAATCGCTGGCTCGCGAGCGTTCCGGGCGACCCGGCGGTGATCGAGCTGCCGATCGGGACGCCGGACGTCGACGCCGGCTACATGGTGCGATCGAGCGCGCACTGGAAGTGGCTGGTCAACGGCTACACCGGCTTCGCGCCGGCCGCGACGTACGTGCGCTCGATCTTCTCCGGGTTCCCGGATGCGGCGAGCCTGCGGCTGCTGAAGGATCTGGACGTGCGCTACGCGATCCTCCATCCGGCGAGCCTCCCGCCGGCGCGGCGGAACATCTGCGTGGAGATCGACCACGGCGACCACCCGGAGCTTGCCCTGCGCTACGCCGACGACGACGCGTGTGCGGTCGAGATCGTCTCCGCGCCGCCCGCGCCCGTCCGCCCCCCCGATCGGCCGATTGCGCGCGAGGCGCTCGCGCTCACGACCTCGAGCCATGGCGACGCGCGCGCGGCCGTCGACGGCGACGTCGCGACGCATTGGATCGACGACGTCGACGAGAAGGTGGACGCCTGGCTGCGCGTCGATCTTCCGGCACCGCGCCGCCTGCGGCGTCTCGTCATCGAGCTCGGCCCCCACTTCGGCGAGTTCCTCCGCCTCTACCGGATCGAGACGTCGGCCGACGGCGATACGTGGACGACGGTGACGGCGCCACCGTTCGGCGAAGCGCCGCTCGTCGGCATGCGGACCGACCCCGATCGCCTGGCCGTCGAGGTGGCGTTGCCCGACGTCACCACACAGCACCTGCGCATCGTCCGCCCCAAGCACACCGACGGAAGCCCCTTCGATCTCTGGAGCAACTGGACCCGCTGGGGCGTCCACGAGCTCCTTCTCTACGAGGCGACCGACTGA
- a CDS encoding polyprenol monophosphomannose synthase, with protein sequence MSTPPKAVVVIPTYNERENIGRIVPLALAATPCEVVVVDDESPDGTAAVVADMAARDPRVHLVKHSPKLGIGPAYKEGFRVAIAMQPELVIQMDADLSHPPEMLAEMVRLAADHDLVLGSRYLNGITVVNWPIERLLISYFGNAYVRGVTRMPVRDATGGFKCWRREALVAVEPERVRSNGYAFQIETTFRAWRHGCSIKEVPILFVDRVEGESKMNRRIGLEALWIVWWLKLADRLGRL encoded by the coding sequence GTGTCGACGCCCCCGAAGGCGGTCGTGGTCATCCCGACCTACAACGAGCGGGAGAACATCGGGCGCATCGTGCCGCTCGCGCTGGCGGCCACGCCGTGCGAGGTGGTCGTGGTCGACGACGAGTCGCCCGACGGCACGGCCGCCGTCGTGGCCGACATGGCGGCGCGCGACCCGCGCGTCCACCTGGTGAAGCACAGCCCGAAGCTCGGCATCGGTCCGGCCTACAAGGAAGGGTTCCGGGTCGCGATCGCGATGCAGCCCGAGCTCGTGATCCAGATGGACGCCGATCTCTCGCATCCGCCCGAGATGCTCGCCGAGATGGTGCGCCTGGCGGCCGATCACGACCTCGTCCTCGGCTCGCGCTACCTGAACGGCATCACGGTCGTGAACTGGCCGATCGAGCGGCTGCTCATCTCCTACTTCGGCAACGCCTACGTGCGCGGCGTCACCCGGATGCCGGTGCGCGACGCGACCGGGGGCTTCAAGTGCTGGCGGCGCGAGGCCCTGGTCGCGGTCGAGCCCGAGCGCGTGCGCTCGAACGGGTATGCATTCCAGATCGAGACGACCTTCCGCGCCTGGCGACACGGGTGCTCGATCAAGGAGGTGCCGATCCTGTTCGTCGACCGCGTCGAGGGCGAGTCGAAGATGAACCGTCGCATCGGGCTCGAGGCCCTCTGGATCGTGTGGTGGTTGAAGCTCGCCGACCGCCTGGGGCGGCTCTGA
- a CDS encoding HEAT repeat domain-containing protein — protein sequence MQRLGLLGVVVVAAAYFATFVHYGVNLEDEGLVLLQIARTFRGEVPYLDFHTGYTPGAFYLNAVLFRVFGESVIPLRWALVLVNTATVALIYVLARPLAGGVLAAVAALGYAAFLPCFVGEFASFNVPYPSWYAGLCFLVAQLAMDRHLARRAPAPLVWAGVAVGLAFTFKPNAGVLAVLACGLVLAIERAGDGDPNRRGSRVLMGLAGVVLLLAFNLQVGGAEFPLIVGPMLVLLWVRARRARAPLATPIRLWPAVARIAAGGLVVTLPWIAYFLARLGVGGFLREVLLIGSDADRIYATPYPVPLGFPAGWPAVFAVLLVVAGVLGLRAERGALRVGRAIGWVAGGGALFAISLVAWAQIPEGLARSITWQAQHVGFYVVPMMGLGVGWHCLGRLRGAQATLDVAGRRLLGHLVFALCMFVMLYPRIDTMHLIIALPSALVLAAIVTARMGRAWGRVLGVSPALVGNAMAAAALALALISAVPNLEGPLGEAPLGLAAPDVAVHVEGERSADFQAMNATLAYLRERLEPNEALFAFPAVALVPYALGHPTPTPHDYYFPGRPDHLAEAEVVRTLAAEPPRFVVTLSRRLGFFAQAPAYYFILREHLERHYEVAARFGRYAVLRRSDLPPEPLVAMEFTTAPPRDRWVAELADPDRELRRKAVLAILDAAGSPAGVDAVVRSIAPDEPTMLLVLRNFAETGDVRAVDFAYDVFESTTGRVRGEAAGALNFIALAETVRRWALVPEPGWHAEDAVQALAGIDVEKVRHWMDDYKIRRQVGVFAAWALTERRDAGAAPFFTQTLRQETKRPYLQVVSAEGLVTLGFPHVLCDLVGMLGQQKHDVQDMMPDFLIASAATSPNELAHCLEQGLTQPDTLGREVAAWVAGAARLGPAGPALRKATGDREAGVRVAAVWALGAIGDAAARPELVALAADSDATTRAFAGEALARLERAHGVVQ from the coding sequence GTGCAGCGGCTCGGGCTCCTCGGCGTCGTCGTCGTGGCGGCGGCGTACTTCGCCACCTTCGTGCACTACGGCGTGAACCTGGAGGACGAGGGTCTGGTCCTGCTCCAGATCGCGCGCACCTTCCGCGGCGAGGTGCCGTATCTCGACTTCCACACCGGCTACACGCCCGGCGCGTTCTATCTGAACGCCGTCCTCTTCCGTGTCTTCGGCGAATCGGTGATCCCGCTGCGCTGGGCCCTGGTCCTCGTGAACACCGCCACCGTGGCGCTCATCTACGTGCTCGCGCGGCCGCTCGCGGGGGGCGTCCTCGCCGCGGTGGCGGCGCTCGGCTACGCGGCGTTCCTGCCGTGCTTCGTCGGCGAGTTCGCCTCGTTCAACGTGCCGTATCCGTCCTGGTACGCCGGGCTGTGCTTCCTCGTGGCGCAGCTCGCCATGGACCGCCATCTCGCGCGTCGCGCGCCGGCACCGCTCGTGTGGGCCGGGGTCGCGGTCGGGCTTGCGTTCACCTTCAAGCCGAACGCGGGCGTGCTCGCCGTGCTGGCGTGCGGGCTCGTGCTCGCGATCGAGCGCGCCGGCGACGGCGATCCGAACCGGCGCGGAAGCCGCGTCCTCATGGGGCTCGCGGGGGTGGTCCTCCTGCTCGCCTTCAACCTGCAGGTGGGCGGCGCGGAGTTCCCGCTCATCGTCGGGCCCATGCTGGTGCTGCTGTGGGTGCGGGCCCGGCGCGCGCGTGCGCCGCTCGCCACGCCGATCCGCCTGTGGCCCGCCGTCGCGCGTATCGCCGCAGGCGGCCTGGTCGTGACGCTGCCTTGGATCGCCTATTTCCTAGCGCGCCTCGGCGTCGGCGGCTTCCTGCGCGAGGTGCTCCTCATCGGCTCGGATGCCGACCGCATCTACGCGACGCCGTACCCGGTGCCGCTCGGCTTCCCGGCCGGCTGGCCCGCCGTGTTCGCCGTCCTGCTGGTCGTGGCCGGCGTGCTCGGCCTGCGCGCCGAGCGCGGAGCGCTGCGGGTCGGTCGCGCCATCGGGTGGGTGGCGGGCGGCGGGGCGCTCTTCGCGATCTCTCTCGTCGCCTGGGCGCAGATCCCCGAGGGCCTCGCGCGCTCGATCACGTGGCAGGCGCAGCACGTGGGCTTCTACGTCGTCCCGATGATGGGGCTCGGCGTCGGCTGGCACTGCCTCGGCAGGCTGCGCGGCGCGCAGGCGACGCTCGACGTCGCCGGACGGCGCCTCCTTGGCCATCTCGTCTTCGCGCTCTGCATGTTCGTCATGCTCTATCCGCGCATCGACACGATGCACCTCATCATCGCGCTGCCGTCGGCGCTCGTGCTGGCGGCGATCGTGACGGCGCGGATGGGGCGCGCGTGGGGCAGGGTGCTCGGCGTGTCGCCGGCGCTGGTGGGGAACGCCATGGCGGCGGCCGCGCTCGCGCTCGCGCTGATCTCGGCCGTGCCGAACCTCGAGGGGCCGCTCGGCGAGGCGCCGCTCGGGCTCGCGGCGCCCGACGTGGCCGTGCACGTCGAAGGCGAGCGCTCGGCCGACTTCCAGGCGATGAACGCGACGCTCGCGTACCTGCGGGAGCGTCTCGAGCCGAACGAGGCCCTGTTCGCGTTCCCCGCCGTCGCCCTCGTGCCGTACGCGCTCGGTCATCCCACGCCGACGCCGCACGACTACTACTTCCCCGGCCGGCCCGACCATCTGGCCGAGGCGGAGGTCGTCCGTACGCTCGCCGCCGAGCCCCCGCGCTTCGTCGTGACCCTGTCGCGGCGGCTCGGATTCTTCGCGCAGGCGCCGGCGTACTACTTCATCCTGCGCGAGCACCTGGAGCGCCACTACGAGGTCGCGGCACGCTTCGGGCGCTATGCGGTCCTGCGCCGCTCGGACCTCCCGCCCGAGCCGCTGGTGGCGATGGAGTTCACGACCGCGCCCCCGCGCGATCGCTGGGTGGCCGAGCTCGCCGATCCCGACCGCGAGCTGCGCCGCAAGGCGGTCCTCGCCATCCTCGACGCGGCCGGATCGCCCGCCGGCGTCGACGCCGTCGTGCGCTCGATCGCGCCCGACGAGCCGACCATGCTGCTCGTGCTGCGCAACTTCGCCGAGACGGGCGACGTGCGCGCCGTCGACTTCGCCTACGACGTCTTCGAGAGCACGACGGGTCGCGTGCGCGGCGAGGCTGCGGGCGCCCTCAACTTCATCGCGCTCGCCGAGACGGTGCGCCGCTGGGCGCTCGTGCCCGAGCCGGGCTGGCATGCGGAGGACGCCGTCCAGGCGCTCGCGGGCATCGACGTGGAGAAGGTCCGGCACTGGATGGACGACTACAAGATCCGCCGTCAGGTGGGCGTGTTCGCCGCCTGGGCGCTGACGGAGCGGCGCGACGCCGGCGCGGCGCCGTTCTTCACCCAGACCCTGCGCCAGGAGACCAAGCGGCCCTACCTGCAGGTGGTGTCGGCCGAAGGGCTCGTGACGCTCGGCTTCCCGCACGTGCTCTGCGATCTCGTGGGGATGCTCGGGCAGCAGAAGCACGACGTGCAGGACATGATGCCGGACTTCCTGATCGCGTCGGCGGCGACGTCGCCGAACGAGCTCGCACACTGCCTCGAGCAGGGGCTCACGCAACCCGACACGCTCGGGCGCGAGGTCGCCGCCTGGGTGGCGGGCGCGGCGCGGCTCGGGCCGGCGGGTCCGGCGCTCCGCAAGGCGACGGGCGACCGCGAGGCCGGGGTGCGCGTGGCGGCGGTCTGGGCGCTGGGCGCGATCGGCGACGCCGCGGCGCGCCCCGAGCTGGTGGCGCTCGCGGCGGACTCGGACGCCACGACGCGTGCCTTCGCCGGCGAGGCGCTGGCACGCCTCGAGCGTGCCCATGGAGTCGTGCAATGA
- a CDS encoding methyltransferase domain-containing protein, translating to MSAFTGERLPGGGDAEFGVDMARHMAAYDFAATRAPGKSVLDAGCGEGYGAARLADAAREVVGVDRIEPITVARARHRHPRLRFEVADLEHLEALGRQFDLVVSFQVIEHLPDPVGYLRALAARIAPGGEMIVTTPNRLMSVSENPYHLREWTAPELLALAAPVLPGVRVEGMNGSARVLAYERARGEQVRRILRLDPLGLRNLVPGFIVRGVFPRLARLVRRRIGAGAAMPDVGPADFSVHGRDLEHALDLVLLARPGGSSG from the coding sequence ATGAGCGCCTTCACCGGCGAGCGGCTGCCCGGCGGCGGCGACGCCGAGTTCGGCGTCGACATGGCGCGCCACATGGCCGCCTACGACTTCGCGGCGACGCGCGCGCCCGGCAAGAGCGTGCTCGACGCTGGCTGCGGCGAGGGGTACGGCGCGGCCCGGCTCGCCGACGCCGCGCGCGAGGTCGTGGGCGTCGACCGCATCGAGCCCATCACGGTCGCGCGCGCCCGCCATCGGCATCCGCGCCTGCGCTTCGAGGTGGCGGACCTCGAGCACCTGGAGGCGCTCGGCCGCCAGTTCGACCTCGTGGTGAGCTTCCAGGTGATCGAGCACCTGCCCGATCCGGTCGGCTACCTGCGCGCGCTCGCGGCGCGCATCGCGCCGGGCGGCGAGATGATCGTGACGACGCCGAATCGCCTCATGTCCGTGTCCGAGAACCCGTACCACCTGCGGGAGTGGACGGCGCCCGAGCTGCTCGCCCTGGCGGCGCCGGTGCTGCCCGGGGTTCGCGTCGAGGGCATGAACGGCTCCGCGCGCGTGCTCGCCTACGAGCGGGCGCGCGGCGAGCAGGTGCGGCGCATCCTGCGCCTGGATCCCCTCGGGCTTCGCAACCTCGTGCCCGGCTTCATCGTACGCGGCGTCTTCCCGCGCCTCGCGCGCCTCGTGCGCCGGCGGATCGGCGCCGGCGCCGCGATGCCCGACGTCGGACCGGCGGACTTCAGCGTGCACGGGCGCGACCTCGAGCACGCGCTCGACCTCGTGCTCCTCGCGCGCCCGGGTGGGTCGTCAGGATGA
- a CDS encoding sulfatase-like hydrolase/transferase: MTRVLAAVAFLVAAHAARAGEIAITRLGGGLGWTHCAVEHLGETRPATACAQIHRAASGKDVVVPPGRTIEVALDPAAAKGAVRLVTEAFTYADAPTEPIAAATLKDFDRVVTQGNNDRFLERGFMHEPAMRAALQPPLAAASLPTKLTLRFGADDVGRKVAYGVWAWPATAPPDLHVETEPIVVTAGDGLRIGFGVQDPGWGPGAPPVTFIVSETTKGDPPTPLWSRRLDPARRAGDRGWIDAEVELQPAMEGPVTIGLDAHVEGEGATFPVWARPILVRTAPPAPARTNLLLISLDTVRADHLSGAGYKRATSPVLDAFAGEGVRFDQAIAPFPSTTASHMSMLTGLYPCAHRVIAPSVTLAASVTTLAEVLARAGYSTGAVTEDGLIKGDIGFNRGFDAYRDQVWTGDEPVGLFPDTTEVARGWIARHATDPFFFFLHTYQPHTPFKVPAYYKGLFVVPPASPEALVQEAAYDEGLRYTDDLLASILGWLRRTGLAERTLVVVTSDHGTEFGEHGGIGHARGVYDEQVHVPLVLHHPTLAAGGRRVPTAVSIIDLTPTVLELLGQGVPDGLQGRSLAPLVRGEPLARGDVFAEQLWGPRQTLLRTDDRAWIVKPSGTELYDVATDPREQHDLAPEHKDEAAAGAARITAFRDGCAEVAKRIQTTAAAPLDADRTRALKALGYLQ, translated from the coding sequence ATGACGCGCGTCCTCGCCGCGGTGGCGTTCCTCGTCGCCGCCCACGCGGCGCGTGCCGGGGAGATCGCGATCACGCGGCTCGGCGGCGGCCTGGGCTGGACCCACTGTGCGGTGGAGCACCTGGGCGAGACGCGTCCGGCGACCGCGTGCGCGCAGATCCATCGCGCCGCGAGCGGCAAGGACGTGGTCGTTCCGCCCGGCCGCACGATCGAGGTGGCGCTCGATCCCGCCGCGGCCAAGGGAGCCGTGCGCCTGGTGACCGAGGCGTTCACGTACGCCGACGCTCCGACGGAGCCGATCGCGGCGGCGACCCTCAAGGACTTCGACCGGGTCGTGACCCAGGGCAACAACGATCGCTTCCTCGAGCGCGGCTTCATGCACGAGCCCGCCATGCGCGCGGCGCTGCAGCCGCCGCTCGCCGCCGCGTCGCTGCCCACGAAGCTCACGCTGCGCTTCGGCGCCGACGACGTCGGCCGCAAGGTCGCCTATGGCGTCTGGGCCTGGCCGGCGACGGCGCCCCCCGATCTGCACGTCGAGACGGAGCCCATCGTCGTGACGGCGGGCGACGGCCTGCGCATCGGCTTCGGCGTGCAGGACCCGGGCTGGGGCCCGGGGGCGCCGCCGGTCACCTTCATCGTCAGCGAGACGACGAAGGGGGATCCGCCGACGCCGCTCTGGAGCCGCCGGCTCGATCCCGCGCGCCGCGCCGGCGACCGCGGCTGGATCGACGCCGAGGTCGAGCTGCAGCCGGCGATGGAAGGTCCGGTCACGATCGGGCTCGACGCGCACGTCGAAGGGGAGGGCGCGACCTTTCCCGTCTGGGCGCGGCCGATCCTCGTGCGTACGGCGCCGCCGGCGCCCGCGCGCACGAACCTGCTCCTCATCTCCCTCGACACCGTGCGCGCGGACCACCTCTCGGGCGCCGGCTACAAGCGCGCGACGTCACCCGTGCTCGACGCCTTCGCCGGCGAGGGCGTGCGCTTCGACCAGGCGATCGCCCCCTTCCCGTCGACGACGGCGTCGCACATGTCGATGCTGACGGGTCTCTATCCGTGCGCGCACCGTGTGATCGCACCCAGCGTCACGCTGGCGGCGAGCGTCACCACGCTCGCCGAGGTGCTGGCGCGCGCCGGCTACTCGACGGGCGCCGTCACCGAGGACGGCCTCATCAAGGGCGACATCGGGTTCAACCGCGGCTTCGACGCCTACCGCGATCAGGTGTGGACCGGCGACGAGCCGGTCGGCCTCTTTCCCGACACGACCGAGGTCGCGCGCGGCTGGATCGCACGGCACGCGACCGACCCGTTCTTCTTCTTCCTCCACACCTATCAGCCGCACACCCCGTTCAAGGTGCCCGCGTACTACAAGGGGCTGTTCGTCGTTCCGCCCGCGTCGCCCGAGGCGCTCGTGCAGGAGGCGGCCTACGACGAGGGGCTGCGCTACACCGACGACCTCCTCGCGAGCATCCTCGGGTGGCTCCGGCGCACGGGCCTCGCCGAGCGCACGCTCGTCGTCGTGACCTCGGATCACGGCACCGAGTTCGGCGAGCACGGCGGCATCGGCCACGCGCGGGGCGTCTACGACGAGCAGGTGCACGTGCCGCTCGTGCTCCACCATCCGACGCTCGCGGCCGGCGGGCGTCGGGTTCCGACGGCGGTGTCGATCATCGACCTCACGCCGACGGTGCTGGAGCTCCTCGGGCAGGGCGTCCCCGACGGCCTGCAGGGCCGGAGCCTCGCGCCGCTCGTGCGGGGCGAGCCGCTCGCGCGCGGCGACGTGTTCGCCGAGCAGCTCTGGGGGCCGCGACAGACGCTGCTGCGCACCGACGATCGCGCATGGATCGTGAAGCCGAGCGGCACCGAGCTGTACGACGTCGCGACCGATCCGCGCGAGCAGCACGACCTGGCGCCCGAGCACAAGGACGAGGCGGCCGCGGGCGCCGCGCGCATCACGGCGTTCCGCGACGGCTGCGCCGAGGTCGCCAAGCGCATCCAGACGACGGCCGCCGCACCGCTCGACGCCGATCGCACGCGGGCGCTGAAGGCGCTCGGCTATCTGCAGTGA
- a CDS encoding class I SAM-dependent methyltransferase has product MLREGYEVTATYEATHWWFRSRRDLVLRQVTRAAAAVGAPGRRLRLLDYGCGTGFNLPWLARFGEVAGADVADEALREFQKTTGYPLLDLRDDLGAHHGRYDIVLALDVLEHCDDDVEGLRAMERFVAPGGQLVLTVPAYRWLWSGEDVISRHRRRYTRRMLVGACERAGLQVLYASYFNLAILPAVAAVVWTRRLLDPAAREHSNLRPTAPWLNETLYRVTSSEARWVGDERLAMPAGASLVARLARAKSEHAAVA; this is encoded by the coding sequence ATGCTCCGCGAAGGCTACGAGGTCACGGCCACCTACGAGGCCACGCACTGGTGGTTTCGCTCCCGGCGCGATCTCGTGCTGCGCCAGGTGACGCGCGCGGCGGCGGCGGTCGGCGCGCCGGGGCGGCGCCTGCGCCTGCTCGACTACGGCTGCGGCACGGGCTTCAACCTGCCGTGGCTCGCCCGCTTCGGCGAGGTCGCGGGCGCCGACGTCGCCGACGAAGCGCTGCGGGAGTTCCAGAAGACGACCGGCTATCCGCTCCTCGACCTGCGCGACGACCTCGGCGCACACCACGGCCGCTACGACATCGTGCTCGCGCTCGACGTGCTCGAGCATTGCGACGACGACGTCGAGGGGCTCCGCGCGATGGAGCGCTTCGTCGCGCCGGGAGGACAGCTCGTCCTGACCGTGCCCGCGTATCGCTGGCTGTGGAGCGGCGAGGACGTGATCAGCCGCCACCGCCGGCGCTACACGCGCCGCATGCTGGTCGGAGCGTGCGAGCGGGCGGGGCTCCAAGTGCTCTACGCGAGCTACTTCAACCTCGCGATCCTCCCCGCCGTGGCGGCGGTCGTCTGGACCCGGCGCCTGCTCGATCCGGCGGCGCGCGAGCACTCGAACCTGCGGCCGACGGCGCCGTGGCTCAACGAGACGCTCTATCGGGTCACGTCGAGCGAGGCCCGCTGGGTCGGCGACGAGCGGCTCGCGATGCCGGCGGGCGCCAGCCTCGTCGCCCGCCTCGCCCGCGCGAAGAGCGAGCATGCAGCCGTGGCGTGA